One window from the genome of Nicotiana tomentosiformis chromosome 5, ASM39032v3, whole genome shotgun sequence encodes:
- the LOC104121327 gene encoding acyltransferase Pun1-like, whose translation MASIDQSPIGTTPENINKPFSATTISLPLVSIISEKLIKPSSPTPHTKRWHRLSLIDQAFSNSYIPFSLFYTKQQLDAISKNNNPTQISHLLEESLSKILSTYYPYAGRLKDNNVVDCNDTGAEFVEAQISCPISQTLNWHNSATEDLLFPQGLPWSNSADRGLVAVQLSYFNCGGIAISMCISHKIGDGCSGYNLFRDWSEITRDPNFSKPSLHYVEQSIFPPPSSGPFLSPLFMSNKHDCVQRRYIFSNEKLLHLKNRVAAESEVQNPTRTEVVSALIFKRAVAAAKANSGFFQPSSMVQAVDLRAQIGLPPNAIGNLLTICPTSITNEQSMTISKLVSEMRKSKELAYNRDNIFVALLLELANSKQEYHDNGPNAYQITSLVKFALHEIDFGWGKPTKVSIANGLNNKLAILMGNQSGGLDAFVTLSEQDMSVFERDPELLEFASLVPSC comes from the coding sequence ATGGCCTCAATTGATCAATCACCTATAGGAACTACTCCAGAAAATATCAACAAGCCCTTCTCTGCCACCACCATTTCTCTCCCACTTGTATCCATAATTTCTGAGAAGCTCATTAAACCTTCTTCTCCAACTCCTCATACTAAAAGATGGCACAGACTTTCTCTTATTGATCAAGCTTTCAGCAACTCTTACATTCCATTTTCCCTTTTCTACACCAAACAACAACTAGATGCTATTTCAAAGAACAATAATCCTACTCAAATATCTCATCTTCTTGAGGAATCTTTATCGAAAATCTTGTCCACTTATTATCCATATGCCGGAAGGCTTAAGGATAATAATGTGGTTGATTGTAATGACACGGGGGCCGAATTCGTTGAAGCTCAAATCAGTTGCCCAATATCACAAACTCTTAACTGGCACAATTCAGCTACTGAAGATTTGCTATTTCCTCAAGGATTACCTTGGTCGAATAGTGCAGATCGCGGACTAGTTGCTGTTCAGCTCAGCTATTTTAATTGTGGAGGAATagcaatcagtatgtgtatatctCACAAGATTGGTGATGGATGCAGTGGGTACAATCTTTTTCGCGATTGGTCTGAGATAACTCGCGATCCAAATTTTTCAAAACCATCTCTTCACTATGTTGAACAATCTATTTTTCCTCCACCATCAAGTGGTCCTTTTCTTTCCCCGCTATTCATGTCAAACAAACATGATTGTGTTCAAAGAAGGTACATTTTCTCTAACGAAAAATTACTTCACCTTAAGAACAGGGTTGCTGCTGAATCAGAGGTGCAAAATCCGACACGTACAGAAGTTGTGAGTGCACTTATCTTTAAACGTGCTGTTGCAGCAGCAAAGGCAAACTCAGGGTTTTTCCAACCATCATCAATGGTTCAAGCAGTTGATTTGCGAGCACAAATTGGTTTGCCTCCAAATGCTATTGGAAATCTTCTTACTATCTGTCCAACGTCAATAACCAATGAACAAAGTATGACAATATCAAAATTAGTCAGTGAAATGAGGAAATCAAAAGAGCTAGCTTACAACAGAGACAACATATTTGTGGCGTTATTGCTCGAGCTAGCTAATTCGAAACAGGAATATCATGACAATGGGCCTAATGCGTATCAGATTACTAGCTTAGTGAAATTTGCACTTCACGAAATCGATTTTGGATGGGGAAAGCCTACAAAGGTGAGTATAGCAAATGGTCTAAATAACAAGTTGGCTATATTGATGGGTAATCAAAGTGGAGGACTGGATGCATTTGTGACACTCAGTGAACAAGATATGTCTGTATTCGAACGTGACCCTGAGCTTCTTGAATTTGCTTCTTTAGTTCCAAGTTGTTAG